Proteins from a single region of Symphalangus syndactylus isolate Jambi chromosome 12, NHGRI_mSymSyn1-v2.1_pri, whole genome shotgun sequence:
- the SH2D2A gene encoding SH2 domain-containing protein 2A isoform X4, whose protein sequence is MSPSTFQITDTTRRSCWNMGYTAASPQAPEAASNPGNAERAEEVPGEGSLSLQAETRAWFQKTQAHWLLQHGASPAWFHGFITRREAERLLEPKPQGCYLVRFSESAVTFVLTYRSRTCCRHFLLAQLGDGRHVVLGEDSAHARLQDLLRHYTAHPLSPYGETLTEPLARQTPEPAGLSLRTEESNFGSKSQDPNPQYSPIVKQRQAPVLMQKEGAGEKEPSQLLRPKPPIRAKPQLPPEVYTSPVPHRRPAPPPKPSNPIYNEPDEPIAFYAMGRGSPGEAPNNIYVEVEDEGLPATLGHPVLRKSQSRPVPGGQNTGGSQLHSENSVIGQGPPLPHQPPPAWRHTLPHNLSRQVLQDRGQAWLPLGPPQ, encoded by the exons ATGTCCCCAAG CACCTTCCAGATCACAGACACGACCCGCAGGAGCTGCTGGAACATGGGCTACACTGCG GCATCTCCCCAGGCTCCGGAGGCTGCCTCCAACCCAGGGAATGCTGAGAGAGCAGAGGAGGTGCCTGGAGAAGGAAGCCTGTCCCTGCAGGCGGAGACCCGGGCTTGGTTCCAGAAGACCCAGGCCCACTGGCTCCTGCAGCACGGGGCATCCCCTGCCTGGTTCCATGGCTTCATCACCCGGAG ggaggcagagaggctGCTGGAGCCCAAGCCTCAGGGATGCTACTTGGTGCGGTTCAGCGAGAGCGCGGTGACCTTCGTGCTGACTTACAG GAGCCGGACTTGCTGCCGCCACTTCCTGCTGGCCCAGCTCGGGGACGGGCGCCACGTGGTGCTGGGCGAGGACAGCGCCCACGCGCGGCTGCAGGACCTGCTGCGGCACTACACGGCGCACCCGCTCAGCCCCTACGGGGAGACGCTCACCGAGCCCCTCGCCCGCCAG ACTCCTGAGCCTGCAGGACTTTCCCTGAGGACCGAAGAATCAAATTTTGGAAGCAAAAGCCAGGACCCAAACCCCCAGTACAGCCCAATCGTCAAACAGCGGCAAGCCCCAGTCCTGATGCAGAAAgagggggctggggagaaggag cCCTCCCAGCTGCTCAGGCCCAAGCCTCCCATCCGCGCCAAACCTCAGCTGCCCCCAGAAGTCTACACAAGCCCTGTTCCACACCGCCGCCCGGCCCCACCCCCCAAGCCCTCCAATCCTATCTACAACGAGCCTGATGAACCCATAGCTTTCTATGCCATGGGCCGGGGCAGCCCTGGGGAAGCCCCCAACAACATCTATGTGGAAGTGGAAGATGAGGGCCTACCCGCCACCCTTGGGCACCCTGTCCTACGGAAGAGCCAGTCCAGGCCTGTCCCAGGAGGCCAG AATACAGGTGGCTCCCAGCTGCATTCTGAGAACTCTGTGATTGGGCAaggccctcccctgccccaccagCCCCCACCCGCCTGGAGACACACCCTCCCCCACAATCTTTCTAGACAGGTGCTTCAGGACAGAGGACAGGCATGGCTCCCCCTTGGGCCTCCTCAGTAG
- the SH2D2A gene encoding SH2 domain-containing protein 2A isoform X3: MEFPLAQICPQGSHEAPIPTFSTFQITDTTRRSCWNMGYTAASPQAPEAASNPGNAERAEEVPGEGSLSLQAETRAWFQKTQAHWLLQHGASPAWFHGFITRREAERLLEPKPQGCYLVRFSESAVTFVLTYRSRTCCRHFLLAQLGDGRHVVLGEDSAHARLQDLLRHYTAHPLSPYGETLTEPLARQTPEPAGLSLRTEESNFGSKSQDPNPQYSPIVKQRQAPVLMQKEGAGEKEPSQLLRPKPPIRAKPQLPPEVYTSPVPHRRPAPPPKPSNPIYNEPDEPIAFYAMGRGSPGEAPNNIYVEVEDEGLPATLGHPVLRKSQSRPVPGGQNTGGSQLHSENSVIGQGPPLPHQPPPAWRHTLPHNLSRQVLQDRGQAWLPLGPPQ, encoded by the exons ATGGAGTTCCCCCTGGCCCAGATATGTCCCCAAG GGAGTCACGAAGCCCCCATCCCAACCTTCAGCACCTTCCAGATCACAGACACGACCCGCAGGAGCTGCTGGAACATGGGCTACACTGCG GCATCTCCCCAGGCTCCGGAGGCTGCCTCCAACCCAGGGAATGCTGAGAGAGCAGAGGAGGTGCCTGGAGAAGGAAGCCTGTCCCTGCAGGCGGAGACCCGGGCTTGGTTCCAGAAGACCCAGGCCCACTGGCTCCTGCAGCACGGGGCATCCCCTGCCTGGTTCCATGGCTTCATCACCCGGAG ggaggcagagaggctGCTGGAGCCCAAGCCTCAGGGATGCTACTTGGTGCGGTTCAGCGAGAGCGCGGTGACCTTCGTGCTGACTTACAG GAGCCGGACTTGCTGCCGCCACTTCCTGCTGGCCCAGCTCGGGGACGGGCGCCACGTGGTGCTGGGCGAGGACAGCGCCCACGCGCGGCTGCAGGACCTGCTGCGGCACTACACGGCGCACCCGCTCAGCCCCTACGGGGAGACGCTCACCGAGCCCCTCGCCCGCCAG ACTCCTGAGCCTGCAGGACTTTCCCTGAGGACCGAAGAATCAAATTTTGGAAGCAAAAGCCAGGACCCAAACCCCCAGTACAGCCCAATCGTCAAACAGCGGCAAGCCCCAGTCCTGATGCAGAAAgagggggctggggagaaggag cCCTCCCAGCTGCTCAGGCCCAAGCCTCCCATCCGCGCCAAACCTCAGCTGCCCCCAGAAGTCTACACAAGCCCTGTTCCACACCGCCGCCCGGCCCCACCCCCCAAGCCCTCCAATCCTATCTACAACGAGCCTGATGAACCCATAGCTTTCTATGCCATGGGCCGGGGCAGCCCTGGGGAAGCCCCCAACAACATCTATGTGGAAGTGGAAGATGAGGGCCTACCCGCCACCCTTGGGCACCCTGTCCTACGGAAGAGCCAGTCCAGGCCTGTCCCAGGAGGCCAG AATACAGGTGGCTCCCAGCTGCATTCTGAGAACTCTGTGATTGGGCAaggccctcccctgccccaccagCCCCCACCCGCCTGGAGACACACCCTCCCCCACAATCTTTCTAGACAGGTGCTTCAGGACAGAGGACAGGCATGGCTCCCCCTTGGGCCTCCTCAGTAG
- the SH2D2A gene encoding SH2 domain-containing protein 2A isoform X1: MEFPLAQICPQGSHEAPIPTFSTFQITDTTRRSCWNMGYTAASPQAPEAASNPGNAERAEEVPGEGSLSLQAETRAWFQKTQAHWLLQHGASPAWFHGFITRRVRPPVTVTHREAERLLEPKPQGCYLVRFSESAVTFVLTYRSRTCCRHFLLAQLGDGRHVVLGEDSAHARLQDLLRHYTAHPLSPYGETLTEPLARQTPEPAGLSLRTEESNFGSKSQDPNPQYSPIVKQRQAPVLMQKEGAGEKEPSQLLRPKPPIRAKPQLPPEVYTSPVPHRRPAPPPKPSNPIYNEPDEPIAFYAMGRGSPGEAPNNIYVEVEDEGLPATLGHPVLRKSQSRPVPGGQNTGGSQLHSENSVIGQGPPLPHQPPPAWRHTLPHNLSRQVLQDRGQAWLPLGPPQ, encoded by the exons ATGGAGTTCCCCCTGGCCCAGATATGTCCCCAAG GGAGTCACGAAGCCCCCATCCCAACCTTCAGCACCTTCCAGATCACAGACACGACCCGCAGGAGCTGCTGGAACATGGGCTACACTGCG GCATCTCCCCAGGCTCCGGAGGCTGCCTCCAACCCAGGGAATGCTGAGAGAGCAGAGGAGGTGCCTGGAGAAGGAAGCCTGTCCCTGCAGGCGGAGACCCGGGCTTGGTTCCAGAAGACCCAGGCCCACTGGCTCCTGCAGCACGGGGCATCCCCTGCCTGGTTCCATGGCTTCATCACCCGGAG GGTTCGGCCCCCTGTCACCGTCACCcacagggaggcagagaggctGCTGGAGCCCAAGCCTCAGGGATGCTACTTGGTGCGGTTCAGCGAGAGCGCGGTGACCTTCGTGCTGACTTACAG GAGCCGGACTTGCTGCCGCCACTTCCTGCTGGCCCAGCTCGGGGACGGGCGCCACGTGGTGCTGGGCGAGGACAGCGCCCACGCGCGGCTGCAGGACCTGCTGCGGCACTACACGGCGCACCCGCTCAGCCCCTACGGGGAGACGCTCACCGAGCCCCTCGCCCGCCAG ACTCCTGAGCCTGCAGGACTTTCCCTGAGGACCGAAGAATCAAATTTTGGAAGCAAAAGCCAGGACCCAAACCCCCAGTACAGCCCAATCGTCAAACAGCGGCAAGCCCCAGTCCTGATGCAGAAAgagggggctggggagaaggag cCCTCCCAGCTGCTCAGGCCCAAGCCTCCCATCCGCGCCAAACCTCAGCTGCCCCCAGAAGTCTACACAAGCCCTGTTCCACACCGCCGCCCGGCCCCACCCCCCAAGCCCTCCAATCCTATCTACAACGAGCCTGATGAACCCATAGCTTTCTATGCCATGGGCCGGGGCAGCCCTGGGGAAGCCCCCAACAACATCTATGTGGAAGTGGAAGATGAGGGCCTACCCGCCACCCTTGGGCACCCTGTCCTACGGAAGAGCCAGTCCAGGCCTGTCCCAGGAGGCCAG AATACAGGTGGCTCCCAGCTGCATTCTGAGAACTCTGTGATTGGGCAaggccctcccctgccccaccagCCCCCACCCGCCTGGAGACACACCCTCCCCCACAATCTTTCTAGACAGGTGCTTCAGGACAGAGGACAGGCATGGCTCCCCCTTGGGCCTCCTCAGTAG
- the SH2D2A gene encoding SH2 domain-containing protein 2A isoform X2 — protein MEFPLAQICPQALFLLTGSHEAPIPTFSTFQITDTTRRSCWNMGYTAASPQAPEAASNPGNAERAEEVPGEGSLSLQAETRAWFQKTQAHWLLQHGASPAWFHGFITRREAERLLEPKPQGCYLVRFSESAVTFVLTYRSRTCCRHFLLAQLGDGRHVVLGEDSAHARLQDLLRHYTAHPLSPYGETLTEPLARQTPEPAGLSLRTEESNFGSKSQDPNPQYSPIVKQRQAPVLMQKEGAGEKEPSQLLRPKPPIRAKPQLPPEVYTSPVPHRRPAPPPKPSNPIYNEPDEPIAFYAMGRGSPGEAPNNIYVEVEDEGLPATLGHPVLRKSQSRPVPGGQNTGGSQLHSENSVIGQGPPLPHQPPPAWRHTLPHNLSRQVLQDRGQAWLPLGPPQ, from the exons ATGGAGTTCCCCCTGGCCCAGATATGTCCCCAAG CCCTCTTTCTGCTCACAGGGAGTCACGAAGCCCCCATCCCAACCTTCAGCACCTTCCAGATCACAGACACGACCCGCAGGAGCTGCTGGAACATGGGCTACACTGCG GCATCTCCCCAGGCTCCGGAGGCTGCCTCCAACCCAGGGAATGCTGAGAGAGCAGAGGAGGTGCCTGGAGAAGGAAGCCTGTCCCTGCAGGCGGAGACCCGGGCTTGGTTCCAGAAGACCCAGGCCCACTGGCTCCTGCAGCACGGGGCATCCCCTGCCTGGTTCCATGGCTTCATCACCCGGAG ggaggcagagaggctGCTGGAGCCCAAGCCTCAGGGATGCTACTTGGTGCGGTTCAGCGAGAGCGCGGTGACCTTCGTGCTGACTTACAG GAGCCGGACTTGCTGCCGCCACTTCCTGCTGGCCCAGCTCGGGGACGGGCGCCACGTGGTGCTGGGCGAGGACAGCGCCCACGCGCGGCTGCAGGACCTGCTGCGGCACTACACGGCGCACCCGCTCAGCCCCTACGGGGAGACGCTCACCGAGCCCCTCGCCCGCCAG ACTCCTGAGCCTGCAGGACTTTCCCTGAGGACCGAAGAATCAAATTTTGGAAGCAAAAGCCAGGACCCAAACCCCCAGTACAGCCCAATCGTCAAACAGCGGCAAGCCCCAGTCCTGATGCAGAAAgagggggctggggagaaggag cCCTCCCAGCTGCTCAGGCCCAAGCCTCCCATCCGCGCCAAACCTCAGCTGCCCCCAGAAGTCTACACAAGCCCTGTTCCACACCGCCGCCCGGCCCCACCCCCCAAGCCCTCCAATCCTATCTACAACGAGCCTGATGAACCCATAGCTTTCTATGCCATGGGCCGGGGCAGCCCTGGGGAAGCCCCCAACAACATCTATGTGGAAGTGGAAGATGAGGGCCTACCCGCCACCCTTGGGCACCCTGTCCTACGGAAGAGCCAGTCCAGGCCTGTCCCAGGAGGCCAG AATACAGGTGGCTCCCAGCTGCATTCTGAGAACTCTGTGATTGGGCAaggccctcccctgccccaccagCCCCCACCCGCCTGGAGACACACCCTCCCCCACAATCTTTCTAGACAGGTGCTTCAGGACAGAGGACAGGCATGGCTCCCCCTTGGGCCTCCTCAGTAG